From Pseudochaenichthys georgianus chromosome 11, fPseGeo1.2, whole genome shotgun sequence, a single genomic window includes:
- the LOC117455058 gene encoding uncharacterized protein isoform X1 yields MQPVEAQKGVSTKSQLLDSLKVYLNNKSRLQPIIGLGSIIECVKAGTHNKEILFLCEVCVCQLNKADMRNHIMGSLHRYNYIKAWHPHLVSEWKEKSDLSKLAWPLMEMAKTLEGKEGPGDVQVCCLTVYVVDANRCMFGYEPSHLCMYIHIKWLELEDAVYQRIATNSENDAVTLITILRDQQGETESLSESTSTQPEQDSPQSQRIVLLSKNRQGQISEVPETNLTIDIIKSTRRLENTSPEPSLPSENRSSSLDGYTGTEPLIGLLRVVECRGEDGRTYCFLCHCCRIRANENDIIDHLTRTSHLINYLMETHPEQVEVILADINDDYQLLVLLAMEVEKEEGRGEMKVIKTPESLGIQLTGKSYHWCVKMMSNGRKHPDIQKPKSANKDQGMPEKCAVVLSQWPKSRSTKRKMRGVTNPVFKVSLPLTKGSLLLKRSPFIMDSLPVSSAFPHSPDSDLPESPELHSEDREVDYDTESFAINPAEQSVQHQQDRHSGEGQAGPFMEPERNVTVTPYQQMDGHYNGNEYFNPSKDITRTTYQKVYGGNNYNTQQGSHVKSNKRVYEEWPNEGQQTQNDWSTPAVSHTQDWPSNNSVYRYEAGSTEQWYNPTLQSAVGPRIERCQEVSFDATQHYYQQQPPTQYMAQNHQSLQIGSAGQHCWSGDTAAHTDAARVQMHPHLGDPHAQNGSNAPVPGAQFEPRQVQTYMEFSVGHVKTASQNDATQPTAHQGIQAGYGMQSFPYNYNAGPWTNPYQHLPHQNSGGDDVGWGGSQSNAYMPPQQAQWYYGAQSEVNYRAAGLI; encoded by the exons ATGCAGCCGGTTGAAGCACAAAAAG GTGTTTCTACCAAAAGCCAGCTGTTGGATTCTCTGAAGGTTTATCTGAACAACAAGAGCAGATTACAACCCATCATCG GCCTGGGCAGTATTATAGAATGTGTGAAGGCCGGTACACACAACAAAGAAATATTGTTCCTGTGTGAGGTATGTGTGTGTCAACTTAATAAAGCTGACATGCGAAACCACATCATGGGAAGTCTCCACAGATACAACTACATT AAAGCCTGGCACCCCCACTTAGTGTCTGAATGGAAGGAGAAGTCTGACCTGTCTAAGCTGGCCTGGCCACTCATGGAGATGGCTAAGACACTTGAGGGGAAGGAAGGGCCCGGAGACGTCCAGGTATGTTGTTTAACTGTGTACGTTGTGGATGCAAACAGGTGCATGTTTGGATATGAGCCCTCACATCTTTGTATGTACATTCATATAAAGTGGTTAGAGCTCGAAGATGCTGTATACCAGAGGATAGCAACAAACAGCGAGAATGACG CAGTAACTCTGATAACTATCTTGAGAGACCAGCAGGGTGAAACTGAAAGCCTTTCAGAGAGCACATCTACACAGCCGGAGCAAGATTCCCCCCAATCTCAGAGGATTGTATTACTTTCCAAAAACCGACAAGGACAGATCTCCGAAGTGCCAGAGACAAATTTAACAATAGATATAATCAAGTCCACACGGCGTTTAGAGAACACTTCACCTGAACCCTCCCTGCCATCAGAGAACCGCAGCAGCTCTCTGGATGGCTACACGGGAACCGAGCCTCTTATTG GTCTTCTCCGGGTTGTTGAATGCAGAGGTGAAGATGGCCGCACATACTGTTTCTTATGTCACTGctgccgcatcagagccaacgAGAATGACATCATTGATCACCTAACCAGAACTTCCCATCTCATCAACTACTTG AtggaaactcatcctgagcaggTTGAGGTCATTCTGGCAGATATTAATGACGACTATCAGCTTCTCGTATTACTGGCCATGGAGGTGGAGAAAGAAGAGGGCAGAGGGGAGATGAAG GTGATCAAGACACCAGAATCACTCGGTATTCAACTGACTGGTAAAAGTTACCACTGGT GTGTAAAGATGATGAGTAATGGAAGGAAACATCCAGACATCCAAAAGCCGAAAAGTGCCAATAAAG ATCAAGGCATGCCAGAGAAATGTGCCGTGGTGCTGTCGCAATGGCCAAAGAGTAGGAGCACTAAGAGGAAAATGAGGGGAGTGACAAATCCTGTGTTTAAGGTAAGCCTGCCTCTAACCAAAGGTTCTCTGCTGCTGAAGAGGAGTCCATTCATCATGGACAGCCTTCCTGTGTCCTCTGCATTCCCCCATTCACCGGACTCAGATCTTCCAGAGTCGCCAGAGTTACACTCAGAGGATCGTGAGGTGGACTATGACACTGAATCATTTGCAATAAACCCAGCTGAACAATCCGTTCAACATCAGCAAGATCGCCACAGTGGAGAAGGACAGGCTGGTCCATTCATGGAACCAGAAAGAAACGTCACAGTGACTCCGTATCAACAGATGGATGGACATTATAATGGCAATGAATACTTTAACCCTTCAAAAGACATAACCAGAACAACATATCAAAAGGTTTATGGGGGAAATAATTACAACACACAGCAAGGTTCTCACGTAAAATCAAATAAGAGGGTTTACGAAGAGTGGCCAAATGAAGGCCAACAGACTCAGAATGATTGGTCGACGCCTGCTGTGTCCCACACTCAGGACTGGCCATCCAATAACTCGGTCTACAGATATGAGGCGGGTTCCACCGAGCAGTGGTACAATCCAACTCTGCAAAGTGCAGTTGGCCCAAGAATTGAGAGATGCCAAGAGGTTAGCTTTGATGCTACTCAACATTATTACCAGCAACAACCGCCAACTCAGTACATGGCACAAAATCATCAAAGTCTTCAGATAGGCAGTGCGGGACAGCACTGTTGGTCTGGTGATACGGCTGCTCATACAGATGCTGCTAGGGTCCAAATGCATCCTCACTTAGGAGATCCCCATGCACAAAATGGCAGTAATGCACCAGTGCCTGGAGCACAGTTTGAACCGAGACAAGTGCAAACATACATGGAGTTTTCCGTTGGTCATGTCAAGACAGCTTCACAAAATGATGCGACACAACCTACGGCCCATCAAGGCATCCAAGCAGGCTATGGGATGCAGTCTTTCCCCTACAACTACAATGCTGGACCTTGGACAAACCCTTACCAACACTTACCTCATCAAAACAGCGGTGGAGATGATGTTGGATGGGGGGGGTCTCAGTCAAATGCTTACATGCCACCTCAGCAAGCTCAGTGGTATTATGGAGCCCAGTCTGAGGTTAATTACCGAGCAGCTGGTTTGATTTGA
- the LOC117455334 gene encoding regulation of nuclear pre-mRNA domain-containing protein 1A-like has translation MSAFSEAALEKKLSELSNSQQSVQTLSLWLIHHRKHSRTIVSVWINELKKAPLSRKLTFLYLANDVIQNSKKKGPEFTQDFAPVIVEAFKHVNRDGEEGCKKQLGRVLSIWQERAVYENILLDQLSQVLYGAKKAKKRSYEEIRPADEDFASQSSPTEPPQTAELIRALQELENAASGDSVLCQRISSLPAEVHDMSLLHSITDKESGERLSRLVEEACMLLADYSGRLAAEIDDRRQLTRTLMVFLQSQKDGLTQNEQKLEEYKRKLARVTQVRKELRSRLNNLP, from the exons ATGTCAGCTTTCTCTGAGGCAGCTTTAGAAAAGAAACTGTCCGAGCTCAGCAACTCACAACAAAGTGTGCAGACGCTGTCGTTGTGGCTCATTCATCATAGAAAACACTCAAGGACCATTGTCAGTGTTTGGATCAACGAACTGAAAAAAG CTCCGTTATCACGCAAGCTGACCTTCCTTTACTTGGCCAATGACGTCATTCAGAACAGCAAGAAGAAAGGACCAGAGTTCACTCAGGACTTTGCTCCGGTCATCGTTGAGGCATTCAAACATGTAAacag AGATGGAGAGGAGGGCTGTAAGAAACAGTTGGGTCGGGTCTTGTCCATCTGGCAGGAGCGAGCTGTGTACGAGAACATCCTGCTGGATCAGCTCTCACAAGTCCTCT ATGGCGCGAAGAAGGCTAAGAAGAGGTCGTATGAGGAGATCCGACCCGCTGATGAGGACTTTGCTTCTCAGAGTTCCCCCACCGAGCCCCCACAG ACAGCAGAGTTAATCCGAGCCCTGCAGGAGCTGGAAAATGCAGCTTCTGGCGACTCCGTGCTGTGTCAGCGAATCTCCTCCCTTCCTGCTGAGGTGCACGACATGTCACTACTTCACAGTATAACAG ATAAGGAGTCAGGAGAGCGGCTCTCCCGGCTGGTGGAGGAGGCCTGCATGCTGCTAGCAGACTACAGCGGCCGCCTGGCTGCAGAGattgatgacaggaggcagctcACACGCACACTAATGGTCTTCCTTCAAAGCCAGAAGGACGGCCTGACCCAGAACGAGCAGAAACTTGAA GAATACAAACGCAAACTGGCGAGGGTGACCCAGGTTCGGAAGGAGCTGCGATCGCGTCTGAACAATCTTCCATGA
- the LOC117455058 gene encoding uncharacterized protein isoform X2 produces the protein MQPVEAQKGVSTKSQLLDSLKVYLNNKSRLQPIIGLGSIIECVKAGTHNKEILFLCEVCVCQLNKADMRNHIMGSLHRYNYIKAWHPHLVSEWKEKSDLSKLAWPLMEMAKTLEGKEGPGDVQWLELEDAVYQRIATNSENDAVTLITILRDQQGETESLSESTSTQPEQDSPQSQRIVLLSKNRQGQISEVPETNLTIDIIKSTRRLENTSPEPSLPSENRSSSLDGYTGTEPLIGLLRVVECRGEDGRTYCFLCHCCRIRANENDIIDHLTRTSHLINYLMETHPEQVEVILADINDDYQLLVLLAMEVEKEEGRGEMKVIKTPESLGIQLTGKSYHWCVKMMSNGRKHPDIQKPKSANKDQGMPEKCAVVLSQWPKSRSTKRKMRGVTNPVFKVSLPLTKGSLLLKRSPFIMDSLPVSSAFPHSPDSDLPESPELHSEDREVDYDTESFAINPAEQSVQHQQDRHSGEGQAGPFMEPERNVTVTPYQQMDGHYNGNEYFNPSKDITRTTYQKVYGGNNYNTQQGSHVKSNKRVYEEWPNEGQQTQNDWSTPAVSHTQDWPSNNSVYRYEAGSTEQWYNPTLQSAVGPRIERCQEVSFDATQHYYQQQPPTQYMAQNHQSLQIGSAGQHCWSGDTAAHTDAARVQMHPHLGDPHAQNGSNAPVPGAQFEPRQVQTYMEFSVGHVKTASQNDATQPTAHQGIQAGYGMQSFPYNYNAGPWTNPYQHLPHQNSGGDDVGWGGSQSNAYMPPQQAQWYYGAQSEVNYRAAGLI, from the exons ATGCAGCCGGTTGAAGCACAAAAAG GTGTTTCTACCAAAAGCCAGCTGTTGGATTCTCTGAAGGTTTATCTGAACAACAAGAGCAGATTACAACCCATCATCG GCCTGGGCAGTATTATAGAATGTGTGAAGGCCGGTACACACAACAAAGAAATATTGTTCCTGTGTGAGGTATGTGTGTGTCAACTTAATAAAGCTGACATGCGAAACCACATCATGGGAAGTCTCCACAGATACAACTACATT AAAGCCTGGCACCCCCACTTAGTGTCTGAATGGAAGGAGAAGTCTGACCTGTCTAAGCTGGCCTGGCCACTCATGGAGATGGCTAAGACACTTGAGGGGAAGGAAGGGCCCGGAGACGTCCAG TGGTTAGAGCTCGAAGATGCTGTATACCAGAGGATAGCAACAAACAGCGAGAATGACG CAGTAACTCTGATAACTATCTTGAGAGACCAGCAGGGTGAAACTGAAAGCCTTTCAGAGAGCACATCTACACAGCCGGAGCAAGATTCCCCCCAATCTCAGAGGATTGTATTACTTTCCAAAAACCGACAAGGACAGATCTCCGAAGTGCCAGAGACAAATTTAACAATAGATATAATCAAGTCCACACGGCGTTTAGAGAACACTTCACCTGAACCCTCCCTGCCATCAGAGAACCGCAGCAGCTCTCTGGATGGCTACACGGGAACCGAGCCTCTTATTG GTCTTCTCCGGGTTGTTGAATGCAGAGGTGAAGATGGCCGCACATACTGTTTCTTATGTCACTGctgccgcatcagagccaacgAGAATGACATCATTGATCACCTAACCAGAACTTCCCATCTCATCAACTACTTG AtggaaactcatcctgagcaggTTGAGGTCATTCTGGCAGATATTAATGACGACTATCAGCTTCTCGTATTACTGGCCATGGAGGTGGAGAAAGAAGAGGGCAGAGGGGAGATGAAG GTGATCAAGACACCAGAATCACTCGGTATTCAACTGACTGGTAAAAGTTACCACTGGT GTGTAAAGATGATGAGTAATGGAAGGAAACATCCAGACATCCAAAAGCCGAAAAGTGCCAATAAAG ATCAAGGCATGCCAGAGAAATGTGCCGTGGTGCTGTCGCAATGGCCAAAGAGTAGGAGCACTAAGAGGAAAATGAGGGGAGTGACAAATCCTGTGTTTAAGGTAAGCCTGCCTCTAACCAAAGGTTCTCTGCTGCTGAAGAGGAGTCCATTCATCATGGACAGCCTTCCTGTGTCCTCTGCATTCCCCCATTCACCGGACTCAGATCTTCCAGAGTCGCCAGAGTTACACTCAGAGGATCGTGAGGTGGACTATGACACTGAATCATTTGCAATAAACCCAGCTGAACAATCCGTTCAACATCAGCAAGATCGCCACAGTGGAGAAGGACAGGCTGGTCCATTCATGGAACCAGAAAGAAACGTCACAGTGACTCCGTATCAACAGATGGATGGACATTATAATGGCAATGAATACTTTAACCCTTCAAAAGACATAACCAGAACAACATATCAAAAGGTTTATGGGGGAAATAATTACAACACACAGCAAGGTTCTCACGTAAAATCAAATAAGAGGGTTTACGAAGAGTGGCCAAATGAAGGCCAACAGACTCAGAATGATTGGTCGACGCCTGCTGTGTCCCACACTCAGGACTGGCCATCCAATAACTCGGTCTACAGATATGAGGCGGGTTCCACCGAGCAGTGGTACAATCCAACTCTGCAAAGTGCAGTTGGCCCAAGAATTGAGAGATGCCAAGAGGTTAGCTTTGATGCTACTCAACATTATTACCAGCAACAACCGCCAACTCAGTACATGGCACAAAATCATCAAAGTCTTCAGATAGGCAGTGCGGGACAGCACTGTTGGTCTGGTGATACGGCTGCTCATACAGATGCTGCTAGGGTCCAAATGCATCCTCACTTAGGAGATCCCCATGCACAAAATGGCAGTAATGCACCAGTGCCTGGAGCACAGTTTGAACCGAGACAAGTGCAAACATACATGGAGTTTTCCGTTGGTCATGTCAAGACAGCTTCACAAAATGATGCGACACAACCTACGGCCCATCAAGGCATCCAAGCAGGCTATGGGATGCAGTCTTTCCCCTACAACTACAATGCTGGACCTTGGACAAACCCTTACCAACACTTACCTCATCAAAACAGCGGTGGAGATGATGTTGGATGGGGGGGGTCTCAGTCAAATGCTTACATGCCACCTCAGCAAGCTCAGTGGTATTATGGAGCCCAGTCTGAGGTTAATTACCGAGCAGCTGGTTTGATTTGA